A portion of the Stigmatella aurantiaca DW4/3-1 genome contains these proteins:
- a CDS encoding DUF1109 domain-containing protein, producing MRPECARVMDALGGPLPPELAAHAASCEDCRAITEGFGALGALPQAPLSEPPERSRTQALRELAAHPRASPWWRELLVLLAVFGGVMGGGLFALGRRGWVNNAASPAVVAGLALLILVLVGGGAFIALAPARRRPAWGLIGGGAAGVVLFQLLGGSGYTGMRSFLAGVLGCMVTEVALSVPPLALTLVLLCRSAFQPWRAVAAGLSSAGVGLFVLHLHCADGSAEHLALGHIAPWLLLSVVTLLLRARLPSRNYAP from the coding sequence ATGAGGCCCGAGTGCGCACGCGTGATGGATGCCCTGGGAGGCCCCCTGCCGCCGGAGCTGGCCGCGCACGCCGCCTCGTGTGAGGACTGCCGCGCCATCACCGAGGGCTTCGGGGCGCTTGGAGCGCTGCCCCAAGCGCCCCTGTCCGAGCCCCCCGAGCGCTCCCGCACCCAGGCCCTGCGGGAGCTGGCCGCCCATCCCAGAGCCTCGCCTTGGTGGCGCGAGCTGCTGGTCCTGCTGGCGGTCTTCGGCGGGGTCATGGGGGGAGGGCTGTTCGCCTTGGGCCGCCGGGGATGGGTGAACAACGCGGCCTCCCCGGCCGTTGTCGCGGGACTGGCGCTCCTCATCCTCGTGCTGGTGGGGGGCGGTGCGTTCATCGCTCTGGCGCCGGCGCGCCGGCGCCCGGCGTGGGGCCTCATCGGCGGGGGCGCCGCGGGGGTGGTGCTCTTCCAACTTCTGGGCGGCTCGGGCTACACGGGGATGCGGAGCTTTCTTGCCGGGGTGCTGGGGTGCATGGTGACCGAGGTGGCCCTGAGCGTCCCGCCCTTGGCGCTCACGCTTGTCCTGCTCTGCCGCTCGGCCTTCCAGCCATGGCGCGCCGTGGCCGCCGGCCTGTCCTCGGCGGGAGTGGGACTCTTCGTCCTGCACCTGCACTGTGCGGATGGGAGCGCCGAACACCTGGCGCTCGGCCACATCGCCCCGTGGCTGCTGCTGTCCGTGGTGACGCTGCTGCTGCGCGCGAGGTTGCCCTCGCGCAACTACGCCCCCTGA
- a CDS encoding RNA polymerase sigma factor has product MGRASGSEASDEALMARFCQGDAAAFNELFQRYARPVQGYLTRLTGSRTAAEDLVQVTFLSLVRARGRFLSGARLKPWLYAIATNAARDQQRRNARPEELTAEGELPVHAAADTQDPRDPGLERTVQRALSLLPEGQRVPIVLHRFEGMSFAEIAEAMGLTETAVKVRAHRGYARLRELLAQQREEMRE; this is encoded by the coding sequence ATGGGGCGCGCCTCCGGCAGTGAGGCCTCCGACGAAGCGTTGATGGCGCGGTTCTGCCAGGGCGATGCGGCGGCCTTCAACGAGCTCTTCCAGCGCTACGCCCGGCCCGTGCAAGGCTACCTCACCCGGCTGACCGGCAGCCGGACGGCCGCCGAGGACCTGGTGCAGGTCACTTTTCTCTCCTTGGTGCGAGCCCGGGGGCGCTTCCTTTCGGGGGCCCGCTTGAAACCGTGGCTGTACGCCATCGCCACCAACGCGGCCCGGGATCAGCAGCGCCGCAATGCACGGCCGGAAGAGCTCACCGCGGAGGGCGAGCTCCCCGTCCATGCCGCCGCTGACACGCAGGACCCTCGCGACCCGGGGCTGGAGCGCACCGTGCAACGCGCCCTCTCGCTGCTGCCAGAGGGCCAGCGGGTCCCCATCGTCCTGCATCGCTTCGAGGGAATGAGCTTCGCGGAGATTGCCGAGGCCATGGGCCTGACAGAGACAGCGGTGAAGGTACGCGCCCACCGGGGTTACGCGCGGCTGAGGGAGCTGCTGGCCCAACAGCGCGAGGAGATGAGGGAATGA
- a CDS encoding L-ribulose-5-phosphate 4-epimerase, producing MGSKYRELKERAWEANREIPRRGLAIFTFGNVSALDSAAGVFAIKPSGVAYDKLSWDDMVVVDLDGKTVEGTLRPSSDTKTHMVLYRNLRGLGGIAHTHSTYATGWAQARLPIPLYGTTHADHLTEDIPCTAVMSDEAVERDYELETGNQILECFRNRNPLHTPMVLVAGHAPFAWGESAEKAVYNAGVLEEIAKMAFITRGITSEAVRLPDRLIRKHFERKHGKSAYYGQK from the coding sequence ATGGGATCGAAATACCGGGAGTTGAAGGAGCGCGCCTGGGAAGCCAACAGGGAGATCCCAAGGCGCGGACTCGCCATCTTCACTTTTGGGAATGTGTCTGCTCTGGATTCCGCCGCGGGTGTTTTCGCCATCAAGCCCAGCGGCGTCGCTTACGACAAGCTGTCATGGGATGACATGGTGGTGGTCGATCTCGACGGGAAGACCGTGGAAGGCACGCTCCGCCCCTCGTCTGACACGAAGACTCACATGGTGCTCTACCGGAACCTGCGGGGGCTGGGAGGGATTGCCCATACGCATTCCACCTATGCCACGGGATGGGCCCAGGCGAGGTTGCCCATCCCCTTGTATGGGACGACTCACGCGGACCACCTGACCGAGGACATTCCCTGCACCGCGGTCATGAGCGATGAGGCGGTGGAGCGCGATTATGAACTCGAGACTGGCAATCAAATCCTCGAGTGTTTCCGGAACCGGAATCCGTTGCACACGCCCATGGTGCTGGTGGCTGGGCATGCGCCTTTTGCCTGGGGAGAGTCCGCCGAGAAGGCCGTCTACAATGCGGGCGTTCTGGAGGAGATCGCGAAGATGGCGTTCATCACCCGTGGGATTACCTCGGAGGCTGTCCGCTTGCCTGACCGCCTCATCCGCAAGCACTTCGAGAGAAAGCACGGCAAGAGCGCGTATTACGGACAGAAATAA
- the yjfF gene encoding galactofuranose ABC transporter, permease protein YjfF, with translation MNHVKAAPAAELPLLIPPRPKLRLDPRYLPLTVTLGLFVAMFGAGSFAFDGFFSLQVFLNLFIDNSFLVVTAIGMTFVIISGGIDLSVGSVIALTTMVLAALVENQGWSPALAVPLVLVMGAVIGSIQGFVIHYFAIQPFIVTLAGMFLARGLCYLISINSIAITHTFFTEVSALRFPLPFDSSISINVVIALAVLAGAIYLAHYTRFGRTIYAMGGNEQSALLMGLPVARTKILTYTFSGLCSALAGVSFTFYMLSGYGLHAQGMEMDAIAAAVIGGTLLTGGSGYVAGTLVGVLIYGTIQTLIMFEGSLSSWWTKIVIGLLLLVFCLFQKVFEKITHRRGQARAG, from the coding sequence ATGAACCACGTCAAGGCCGCCCCCGCCGCGGAACTTCCCCTGCTGATCCCCCCAAGGCCCAAGCTCCGCCTGGACCCGCGTTACCTGCCCCTCACCGTCACCCTGGGGCTCTTCGTGGCGATGTTCGGGGCCGGCTCCTTCGCATTCGACGGCTTCTTCTCGCTCCAGGTCTTCCTCAACCTCTTCATCGACAACTCATTCCTCGTCGTCACGGCGATCGGGATGACCTTCGTCATCATCTCCGGGGGCATCGATCTCTCGGTGGGTTCGGTCATCGCGCTGACCACCATGGTGCTGGCCGCCCTGGTCGAGAACCAGGGCTGGAGCCCTGCCCTGGCCGTCCCGCTGGTCCTCGTCATGGGGGCGGTCATCGGCTCCATCCAGGGCTTCGTCATCCATTACTTCGCGATCCAGCCCTTCATCGTCACGTTGGCGGGCATGTTCCTGGCACGGGGGCTCTGCTACCTCATCAGCATCAACTCGATCGCCATCACCCACACCTTCTTCACCGAGGTCTCCGCGCTCCGCTTTCCGCTGCCCTTTGACAGCTCCATCTCCATCAACGTCGTCATCGCGCTGGCCGTGCTCGCGGGGGCGATCTACCTCGCCCACTACACGCGGTTTGGCCGGACCATCTATGCGATGGGCGGAAACGAGCAATCGGCCTTGCTGATGGGGCTGCCGGTGGCGCGGACCAAGATCCTCACCTACACGTTCAGCGGCCTCTGCTCCGCCCTCGCCGGCGTCTCCTTCACCTTCTACATGCTCTCGGGTTATGGGCTGCACGCGCAGGGCATGGAGATGGACGCCATCGCCGCGGCGGTGATCGGCGGCACCTTGCTCACGGGAGGCTCGGGCTATGTCGCGGGTACCCTCGTCGGCGTGCTGATCTACGGCACCATCCAGACGTTGATCATGTTCGAGGGGAGCCTCAGCTCCTGGTGGACGAAGATTGTCATCGGCCTGCTGCTGCTCGTCTTCTGCCTGTTCCAGAAGGTGTTCGAGAAAATCACCCACCGCCGGGGACAAGCCCGCGCGGGGTGA
- a CDS encoding ABC transporter permease: MTSSSAQRGQARDSSPLRDLAKARIFWPLVTLALLLLFNLVTNPQFFSITMRDGHLYGSLIDILNRASPLMIIAMGLTLVIATHGIDISVGAVVAISGAVAATMIGGQLVLEGGMQNVTLYPLPAVIAVSLAVAMLLGMWNGLLVSYFGMQPIIATLILLVTGRGLAQLITGGQIITIYYSPYSFIGNGFLAGIPFSLFIVAAVLSVLLLLTRKTALGLFIEAIGINPVAARFSGVRARAITFWVYAFCGLCAGIAGLIVSSNVKSADGNNAGLLFELDAILAVVLGGTSLGGGRFTLTGGVLGALIIQTLTTTIYAAGVAPEVTLVVKAGVVFLVSILQSDKVRNRLTSLGKAREALS, encoded by the coding sequence ATGACGTCCTCTTCAGCGCAGCGTGGCCAGGCACGGGATTCCAGCCCGCTGAGAGACCTGGCCAAGGCGCGCATCTTCTGGCCCCTGGTCACGCTGGCCCTGCTTTTGCTGTTCAACCTGGTCACCAACCCGCAGTTCTTCTCCATCACCATGCGGGATGGGCACCTGTATGGAAGCTTGATCGACATCCTCAACCGCGCCTCTCCCCTGATGATCATCGCCATGGGGCTGACCCTGGTGATCGCGACGCACGGCATCGACATCTCCGTGGGCGCGGTGGTGGCCATCTCCGGGGCCGTGGCGGCGACGATGATTGGCGGCCAGCTCGTCCTGGAGGGCGGGATGCAGAACGTCACCCTGTATCCGCTCCCCGCGGTCATCGCCGTGTCGCTGGCCGTGGCCATGCTCCTGGGAATGTGGAACGGCTTGCTCGTCTCCTACTTCGGCATGCAGCCCATCATCGCCACGCTGATCCTCCTCGTGACGGGACGTGGGCTGGCGCAGCTCATCACGGGGGGACAGATCATCACCATCTACTACAGCCCCTACTCCTTCATCGGAAACGGCTTCCTGGCGGGGATTCCCTTCTCGCTCTTCATCGTGGCGGCCGTGCTAAGCGTCCTGCTGCTCCTCACCCGAAAGACGGCGCTGGGCCTCTTCATCGAGGCGATTGGCATCAACCCCGTGGCCGCCCGTTTCTCGGGGGTCCGGGCACGGGCCATCACCTTCTGGGTCTACGCTTTCTGCGGCCTGTGCGCAGGGATTGCCGGCTTGATCGTCAGCTCGAACGTCAAGAGCGCGGATGGAAACAACGCGGGGCTCCTCTTCGAGCTGGACGCCATCCTGGCGGTGGTGCTGGGAGGCACCTCGCTCGGGGGCGGCCGGTTCACGCTGACCGGCGGCGTGCTGGGCGCCCTCATCATCCAGACGCTCACCACGACCATCTACGCCGCGGGGGTTGCCCCCGAAGTGACGCTCGTCGTGAAGGCCGGTGTCGTCTTCCTCGTCAGCATCCTGCAATCGGACAAGGTCCGGAACCGCCTCACCTCCCTGGGCAAGGCACGGGAGGCACTGTCATGA
- a CDS encoding sugar ABC transporter ATP-binding protein yields MSEAVPVLEMKGISKRFSGVQALRGVDFRLFPGEVHSVMGQNGAGKSTLIKVLTGVHRPDAGRILLQGREVKPKSPLEAQRLGISTVYQEVNLCPNLSVAENICLGHNGSESFAIRWKQMHQRAESLLSDLNLHVDVSAPLFTCSIAVQQVCAIARALNMQAKILILDEPTSSLAEDEVKMLLSVMRRLKAQGMAILFVTHFLGQTFEISDRITILRNGELVSEHPVNGVSRMELVNKMVGREVSSEGTSRTQSARAPLPLEPKAAGDGERSGTRKPFLRAEKLGRRGSVQDVELEVQQGQSLGMGGLLGSGRTELARLLFGIDRAEQGSIEIEGEPARLSSPMEAIQRGIGFCPEDRKHEGIIGELSIRENMVLALQAKSGIFRSISRKQQEELAERYIQALGIKVSDMETPISQLSGGNQQKVLLARWLATHPRMLILDEPTRGIDVAAKAEIMGQVMALCDQGMAILFISSEIEEVLRYSDRIAVMRDRQKVGELETREADEGSVFKIIAGGQA; encoded by the coding sequence ATGAGCGAAGCCGTTCCGGTGCTCGAGATGAAGGGGATCTCGAAGCGCTTCTCCGGTGTCCAGGCCCTCCGTGGCGTCGACTTCCGTCTCTTCCCGGGCGAGGTCCACTCGGTGATGGGCCAGAATGGCGCGGGAAAGTCGACGCTGATCAAGGTCCTGACCGGCGTCCATCGCCCGGACGCAGGCCGCATCCTCCTTCAGGGCCGCGAGGTCAAACCCAAGAGCCCCCTGGAGGCGCAGCGGCTGGGAATCAGCACGGTCTACCAAGAGGTGAACCTCTGCCCCAACCTCTCGGTCGCCGAGAACATCTGCCTGGGCCACAACGGCTCCGAGTCCTTCGCCATCCGCTGGAAACAGATGCACCAGAGGGCGGAGTCTCTCCTGTCGGACCTCAACCTCCACGTCGATGTCAGCGCGCCCCTGTTCACCTGCTCGATCGCGGTCCAGCAGGTGTGCGCCATCGCCCGGGCGCTGAACATGCAGGCGAAGATCCTCATCCTCGACGAGCCCACTTCGAGCCTCGCCGAGGACGAGGTGAAGATGCTCTTGTCCGTCATGCGGAGGCTCAAGGCCCAGGGGATGGCCATCCTCTTCGTCACGCACTTCCTCGGCCAGACCTTCGAGATCTCCGACCGCATCACCATTCTGAGAAACGGCGAGCTCGTCAGCGAGCATCCCGTGAATGGCGTGTCCCGCATGGAGTTGGTGAACAAGATGGTCGGCCGCGAAGTCTCCAGCGAAGGGACGAGCAGGACCCAGAGCGCCCGCGCCCCCCTCCCGCTGGAGCCCAAGGCAGCGGGTGACGGGGAGCGCTCGGGGACCAGGAAGCCTTTCCTGCGCGCGGAGAAGCTCGGCCGCCGGGGCTCGGTTCAGGACGTGGAACTGGAGGTCCAGCAAGGCCAATCCCTGGGCATGGGAGGCCTTCTGGGCTCGGGAAGAACCGAGCTGGCCCGGCTGCTCTTCGGCATCGACCGGGCCGAGCAGGGCTCGATCGAAATCGAAGGAGAACCGGCGCGGCTCTCCTCGCCGATGGAGGCCATCCAGCGAGGCATCGGCTTCTGTCCAGAGGACCGCAAGCACGAAGGCATCATCGGAGAGTTGTCGATCCGCGAGAACATGGTGCTCGCGCTCCAGGCGAAGTCGGGCATTTTCCGGAGCATCTCCCGGAAGCAGCAGGAGGAGCTGGCGGAGCGCTACATCCAGGCCCTGGGCATCAAGGTCTCCGACATGGAGACGCCCATCTCCCAGCTCTCCGGCGGCAATCAGCAGAAGGTGCTCCTGGCACGCTGGCTGGCCACCCATCCGCGGATGCTCATCCTCGATGAGCCCACCCGGGGCATCGACGTCGCGGCGAAGGCCGAGATCATGGGACAGGTGATGGCATTGTGTGACCAGGGCATGGCCATCCTCTTCATCTCCTCGGAGATCGAAGAGGTTCTCCGCTATTCGGACCGCATCGCGGTCATGCGCGACCGCCAGAAGGTGGGCGAGCTCGAAACCCGTGAGGCGGACGAGGGCAGCGTGTTCAAGATCATCGCGGGAGGCCAGGCATGA
- a CDS encoding ABC transporter substrate-binding protein: protein MKRAVFNAASAVLLVLAFVPGLALAKDKKIVLGFSQVGAESEWRTANTQSIKDAAATEGITLKFSDAQQRQENQIKAIRSFIAQRVDVIAFSPVVETGWEPVLREAKAARIPVILSDRAVDVKDDSLWVSFMGSDFVEEGRRAAKWLIDYPPVKELAAKGDVNIVELQGTVGSAPAIDRKQGFEEVLKNAPKFKIIRSQTGDFTRAKGKEVMEAFLKAEGKKINVLYAHNDDMAIGAIQAIEEAGLRPGKDVVIVSIDAVKGAFEAMIAGKLNCTVECSPLLGPQLMSAVKDVVAGKPVPKRIVTEEGVFPQEVAAKEFPHRKY from the coding sequence ATGAAAAGAGCTGTCTTCAACGCTGCCTCCGCGGTCCTTCTCGTCCTTGCATTCGTCCCAGGGCTCGCCCTGGCCAAGGACAAGAAAATCGTTCTCGGCTTCTCCCAGGTGGGCGCGGAAAGCGAGTGGCGCACCGCCAACACCCAGTCCATCAAGGATGCCGCGGCCACGGAAGGTATCACCTTGAAATTCTCCGACGCCCAGCAACGGCAAGAGAACCAAATCAAGGCCATCCGCTCCTTCATTGCCCAACGGGTGGACGTGATTGCCTTCTCGCCCGTCGTGGAGACCGGCTGGGAGCCCGTCCTCCGGGAGGCCAAGGCCGCCCGGATCCCTGTCATCCTGTCTGACCGCGCCGTGGACGTGAAGGATGACTCCCTCTGGGTGTCCTTCATGGGCTCGGACTTCGTGGAGGAAGGCCGCCGCGCGGCGAAATGGCTCATCGACTACCCGCCCGTCAAGGAGCTGGCCGCCAAGGGCGATGTGAACATCGTCGAGCTCCAGGGGACCGTCGGCTCTGCCCCCGCGATCGACCGCAAGCAGGGCTTCGAGGAGGTCCTCAAGAACGCCCCGAAGTTCAAGATCATCCGCTCCCAGACCGGTGACTTCACCCGGGCGAAGGGCAAGGAGGTCATGGAGGCCTTCCTGAAAGCCGAGGGCAAGAAGATCAACGTCCTCTATGCCCACAACGACGACATGGCCATTGGCGCCATCCAGGCCATCGAGGAGGCGGGCCTGCGTCCCGGCAAGGACGTGGTCATCGTGTCCATCGACGCGGTGAAGGGCGCTTTCGAGGCGATGATCGCCGGCAAGCTGAACTGCACGGTGGAGTGCAGCCCCCTGCTCGGGCCCCAGCTGATGAGCGCCGTGAAGGACGTCGTGGCCGGCAAGCCGGTGCCCAAGCGCATCGTCACCGAAGAGGGCGTGTTCCCGCAGGAGGTTGCCGCCAAGGAGTTCCCCCATCGGAAGTACTAA